The DNA window CGTGCGACGCGCCCGTCGGTAGTAGTGCTGGGCATTCTCAACGGGCGACTTGGCAGGATCAAGCGGTATGGTCATCGGCGCTCCGTCCTCGAACAAATCCGGGAGCTCCACCTCCTCCGCCCCTTCCGGCACCCGGTCCTGTTGCGCCATGAGAAGGTGCCCCCACCGCTCGTAGCGGCCCGCCCGACTTTCGCTATCGAGCTCCTCTCGCATCCGCTCGGCACTCTGACGGTAGTGCTCCACCGCCGATTCAAGCGCCTCCACCAGCGGATCGTAGAGGCGGTGAAAGTGGCGCTTCGCCAGGGTCCGTCGCACAAAGCTGCGCACCGCTGCATCAACGGTGGTGAACTCCTCGCTCGGATCGGAGGCGCGGTGGCGGAGCGGAACGAGGGAAAACGCATCCGGAAACTGTCCCTCGCCGTAGATGACGGGCGCCGGCGCGTCGAGGACTTCACACAGCTCCATCGCGGCCTCGAACAAGGCGCGGCGCTCCGCCTCCGTACACGCCTCCGGCGACTCGGTCTCAACCCCTGCTCGCCACAGCGTCTCCCGCGCCAGGGTGCGCCCGAAAAGGGGCACGGCGGACTGCACAGCCTGACGTGTCTTGTTTCGATTCTCTTTCCAGCGCTCCTCAAAGTCCGCAAACCGCTCCGGCATCGGGGCCGGGTACGGCGTAGGCGCCTCCGTGCCAGCATGCTCCGCATTGCTCTGAAAGGCCTCCCGGATGGTGCCCCCGGAATCAACGTGGAAGGCGTTGGCCCGCGCGCCGAATAGCTGCCACAGAATCGTGGTCCCGTCCGCCAAGTCGAGATACACGAGCCGATCGCGATCGGCAATGCGTACCTCCGCCACTGTCTGATCAATCGCGTCGTCGAACAGGGTCGCCACGTTGCGACGGGCCTTGTGGTATCCCTCGACGCGGAAGAGGTGAAGATCAGGGCGCTGCACCGAGCCGCGCACCATCCAGTCCTGCTCCTCGCCCGCAAGGGCCACGCTCAGCTCATTCTTGTTTTGGG is part of the Salinibacter sp. 10B genome and encodes:
- a CDS encoding NFACT family protein; the encoded protein is MVNNYYTLRALVREWQSDLAGATVLDVFSQNKNELSVALAGEEQDWMVRGSVQRPDLHLFRVEGYHKARRNVATLFDDAIDQTVAEVRIADRDRLVYLDLADGTTILWQLFGARANAFHVDSGGTIREAFQSNAEHAGTEAPTPYPAPMPERFADFEERWKENRNKTRQAVQSAVPLFGRTLARETLWRAGVETESPEACTEAERRALFEAAMELCEVLDAPAPVIYGEGQFPDAFSLVPLRHRASDPSEEFTTVDAAVRSFVRRTLAKRHFHRLYDPLVEALESAVEHYRQSAERMREELDSESRAGRYERWGHLLMAQQDRVPEGAEEVELPDLFEDGAPMTIPLDPAKSPVENAQHYYRRARRTRRSREEAERRLDETTERAEEAQRLLDALRDIDTLDGIKQFRKEQEDALVPFVEREDADVDRFPYRRFDLGDGFEVWVGRNARQNHELTFHAAQKYDLWLHAREVPGAHTVLHLPNRDAEPGAHRIHTAAAIAAHFSKAKGSALVPVMVTERKYVTSPKGADPGVVRVDREEVVLVEPGLPG